In Lutra lutra chromosome 6, mLutLut1.2, whole genome shotgun sequence, the following are encoded in one genomic region:
- the ZBTB12 gene encoding zinc finger and BTB domain-containing protein 12, which translates to MASGVEVLRFQLPGHEAATLRNMNQLRAEERFCDVTIVADSLKFRGHKVILAACSPFLRDQFLLNPSSELQVSLMHSARIVADLLLSCYTGALEFAVRDIVNYLTAASYLQMEHVVEKCRNALSQFIEPKIGLKEDGVSDASLVSSVSATKSLLPPARTPKPAPKPPPPPPLPPPLLRPVKLEFPLDEDLELKAEEEDEDEDEDVSDICIVKVESALEVAHRLKPPGGLGGGLSIGGSVGGHLGELAQSSVPPSTVAPPQGVVKACYSLSEDAEGEGLLLIPGGRASVGATSGLVEAAAVAMAARGAGGSLGAGGSRGPLPGGFSSGNPLKNIKCTKCPEVFQGVEKLVFHMRAQHFIFMCPRCGKQFNHSSNLNRHMNVHRGVKSHSCGICGKCFTQKSTLHDHLNLHSGARPYRCSYCDVRFAHKPAIRRHLKEQHGKTTAENVLEASVAEINVLIR; encoded by the coding sequence atGGCCTCTGGGGTGGAAGTCCTGCGCTTCCAGCTGCCCGGCCACGAGGCCGCTACCCTGCGGAATATGAACCAGCTCCGCGCAGAGGAGCGGTTTTGCGACGTGACCATTGTGGCCGACAGCCTCAAGTTCCGTGGCCACAAGGTCATCCTGGCCGCCTGCTCGCCTTTCCTGAGGGACCAGTTCCTGCTGAACCCCAGTTCTGAGCTGCAGGTTTCCCTGATGCACAGTGCGCGCATCGTGGCCGACCTGCTCCTCTCCTGTTACACGGGCGCTCTGGAATTCGCTGTCAGGGACATCGTCAACTACCTGACGGCTGCCTCCTACCTGCAGATGGAGCACGTGGTGGAGAAATGCAGAAACGCCCTCAGCCAGTTCATTGAGCCCAAAATAGGCCTCAAAGAGGACGGAGTCAGCGATGCCAGCCTTGTGAGCAGTGTCAGTGCCACCAaatccctcctccctcccgccAGGACCCCAAAGCCAgcccccaagcccccacccccaccccctctaccCCCTCCACTCCTACGGCCCGTGAAACTGGAGTTTCCTCTGGATGAGGACCTGGAGCTGAAGGCCGAGGAAGAAGATGAGGACGAGGACGAGGACGTGTCTGACATCTGCATCGTCAAGGTGGAATCGGCCCTGGAGGTGGCACACCGGCTCAAACCTCCCGGAGGTTTGGGAGGAGGTCTGAGCATCGGAGGCTCTGTGGGCGGCCACCTAGGAGAGCTGGCCCAGAGCAGCGTGCCCCCCAGCACTGTGGCCCCACCGCAGGGGGTCGTGAAAGCCTGCTATAGCCTGTCTGAGGACGCAGAAGGGGAGGGCTTGCTGTTGATCCCCGGAGGCCGGGCCAGCGTGGGGGCCACCTCGGGCCTGGTGGAGGCAGCAGCGGTGGCCATGGCtgcccggggggcggggggcagcctgggggcagggggcagccggGGACCCCTGCCAGGGGGCTTTTCCAGTGGAAACCCCCTAAAGAACATCAAGTGCACCAAGTGCCCGGAAGTGTTCCAGGGCGTGGAGAAGCTGGTCTTCCACATGCGGGCGCAGCACTTCATCTTCATGTGCCCACGCTGCGGCAAGCAGTTCAACCACAGCAGCAACCTCAACCGCCACATGAACGTGCACCGCGGCGTCAAGTCGCACTCATGCGGCATCTGCGGCAAGTGCTTCACGCAGAAGTCCACGCTGCACGACCACCTCAATCTCCACTCCGGAGCGAGGCCCTATCGCTGCTCCTACTGCGACGTGCGCTTCGCTCACAAGCCCGCCATTAGGCGGCACCTTAAGGAGCAACATGGCAAGACCACGGCGGAGAACGTGCTGGAGGCCAGCGTGGCCGAGATCAACGTCCTCATCCGCTAG